TAGAACAATATGCTCATCAGAACAATTGTCCGTGGCTTCTTGCAGGAGACTTTAATGAAACCCGTTCTCTTGCAGAACGCCATGGAGGAGATCAGAATATGGTTCGAAGATGCGAATTGTTTAACAATGGGTTGAGGATCGTGAACTTTTAGAGCTTGAATTCTCGGTCCATCTCATACTTGGGCCGAGGGAAATCGTGGAAACCCGTCAACGCGCTAGACTAGATAGGGCCTTATGTAATAGTGAATGGGGTTCTATGTTTGGGGATGCTAGCGTTAAACACCGCCGCCTATTCATCGGATCATTGTCCCCTATTGATAAGTCCTAATGGGTTTGCTCCTTTATCTTCAATAAACAGACCGTTCAGGTTTCAAGCTGCGTGGATGACTCATGAAGACTTTTCTGATTTCGTTAAAGACAGTTGGACGAGGGAGGGAGATCTTGTTTCTCAGTTGTCCAATCTTTCAAATAAACTCCAAGTATGGAACGAAGAAGTTTTTGGGAATATTTTTCGCATGAAACGTAAGTTAAAAGCAAGAATAACAGGCTGCCAAAGAGAGCTCTCTTTAAAACGTCATGGGCACTTGATAATTTTAGAAGCAAAACTATGAAAAGAGTTGGACGAAGTTCTAGAAAGGGAAGAGTTACTGTGGTACCAGAAATCACGAGTCGAATTCATAAAGGATGGTGACCGAAATACGTCCTACTTTCATGTTAGTACTCTTGTGCGTAGGTGGCGTAATCGTATAACTTCTCTGAAAAACGATGAAGGAATATGGATTGAGGAAAAAGAAGCTGTGAAAGACTTGGTAGTTGAATATTATAAACGTTTATACACTGAAGATGCTCCAAGTTTTGATGAAGCTAATATTCCTATTGACAACTTCCAAGAATTTAGTAATGAACAGTGGGACGGACTCACACGATATTTTTCTCTGGCTGAGATTGAGAAAGTAGTATTTGACATGGGCTCTCTTAAAGCTCCAGGTCCGGATGGATTTCAAGCCTTATTCTATCAAAAAAATTGGTCCGTTATCAAGCGGGATGTATGTGCAATGGCTATGAGGGCTTTAGAAGGCAAGGGTTTTCCTGCAGGTATGAATGATACACATCTCGTTCTCATACCTAAAGTAGTGTCTCCTGAGCATATTTCCCAGTTTCGGCCCATAAGCCTCTGCAACGTAGCCTATAAAATTGTTAGTAAAGCGTTGGCTAATAGAATTAAGAAAGTCCTCCCTTTTCTTATTTCGAAAATCGCAGTGGTTTTGTTCCTACGACAAATAACGGATAATATAGTAGTGTTTCAGGAAGCCATTCATACTATGCGTAAGAAGAAAGGGAATAAGGGGTACATGGCCATTAAAATTGACTTAGAAAAAGCTTACGATAGGCTACGATGGGATTTTATTGAACATACCCTTACGGATATGAATTTgcctattttatttattaataCAATCATGGAGTGTGTTTCCACAACTTCAATGCAAATTCTATGGAATGGAGAGACCACTGAAAAATTCATTCCGACAAGAGGGGTGCGTCAAGGCGATCCTTTATCCTCCTACTTATTTGTCATGTGTTTGGAAAAACTTCAACAAGCAATAGATGAAAGAGTCCGTTACACGGACTGGCTACCTATTCCTATTTGCAAAGGGGGTCCTAagatttcgaatttattttttgCTGATGATATGGTCCTTTTTGCGGAGGCTCGAGCAGATCAAGCTATGGTGATCAAATATGTCTTAGATAATTTCTGTAAAGCTTCAGGCGAAAAGGTGAGTATAACCAAGTCCAAAATCTTCTTTTCGCCAAATACTTCAATGTTAAACAGGGAAGAGATTATAAACATTCTTGGGTTTGAGTcaacaaatgatatgggaatataTCT
The Silene latifolia isolate original U9 population chromosome 11, ASM4854445v1, whole genome shotgun sequence genome window above contains:
- the LOC141612819 gene encoding uncharacterized protein LOC141612819, with the protein product MVWNIQGTGSRNKISALKEVVKNFKPSVIALLETHKDGDHAEKIGKILGYNGHCRVDAVGFSGGIWLYWRPDIVSVTLVKDHSQFITVEVTRSGDLPWFFTAVYASPNPYNRHDLWKELEQYAHQNNCPWLLAGDFNETRSLAERHGGDQNMVRRCELFNNGWRNRITSLKNDEGIWIEEKEAVKDLVVEYYKRLYTEDAPSFDEANIPIDNFQEFSNEQWDGLTRYFSLAEIEKVVFDMGSLKAPGPDGFQALFYQKNWSVIKRDVCAMAMRALEGKGFPAGMNDTHLVLIPKVVSPEHISQFRPISLCNVAYKIVSKALANRIKKVLPFLISKIAVVLFLRQITDNIVVFQEAIHTMRKKKGNKGYMAIKIDLEKAYDRLRWDFIEHTLTDMNLPILFINTIMECVSTTSMQILWNGETTEKFIPTRGVRQGDPLSSYLFVMCLEKLQQAIDERVRYTDWLPIPICKGGPKISNLFFADDMVLFAEARADQAMVIKYVLDNFCKASGEKFIYKGTSIAIGNGGFDCFWDHSWVEEGCLADKVIAPIPDTILGATVSEMWDANGDWKWDEFSNYLPQEELKKIAAYSISPEPDMEDSLYWNGTSHGKFSIQSALAIIKGAETPTENNPITWHLIWKLPVQQRIRMFIWLAAHGRLMTNYNRVRRGLADDPFCPRCYTEDETPDHLLRRCPKSEELWMQLGDYAAYESFYTESYPVWISKNASNTPSLSSPNWSMKFAITCWWIWKWRNNEVFGRADENPIDPIRFLNHQFDM